One genomic window of Bdellovibrio sp. ArHS includes the following:
- a CDS encoding AgmX/PglI C-terminal domain-containing protein: MNAAKLLILENTLGQKVRTFAVQAQTLNLIYLKENRRIEAFADLQALDENKVAYTLLKQIDISELSEEGFELQGLGRLRAFPNAAVKNSPTHTLPEENDEEKLKTILQKTTASHLAVIFFLLLGSWVYTNYFMKKQEPPLVTIMLPQEPIVKPEPKARPTVKVSKTKIQKSNKVYRPVAQKLKTKPYKVNTAQARDVRRVGALAALGGLKNGHKGAEGLDMQSLKNIRAAGTGAGGGGIGNAGRGGARGYMTGNALIAGSAGEGARAQGAGGYGTRGSGGGRAGYGKISLVGGTSAVSLPLDEEVSVEGGLDQDQIIAVINRNKGQITYCYEKGLQAQPSIGGRVAVSFVIGASGRITTAKVAESSLGSRMVENCMLQRMKTWQFPRPVGQVNVDVLYPFELTRVSAR, from the coding sequence ATGAACGCAGCGAAACTTCTGATTCTTGAAAACACACTGGGGCAAAAGGTTCGCACTTTCGCGGTACAGGCGCAAACATTGAACCTTATATACCTGAAAGAAAATCGTCGTATCGAAGCGTTCGCTGATCTTCAAGCCCTTGACGAAAACAAAGTCGCCTACACCCTTTTAAAACAAATCGATATCTCAGAACTTTCTGAAGAAGGCTTTGAGTTGCAAGGTTTGGGGCGTTTAAGAGCCTTCCCCAATGCGGCGGTAAAAAACAGTCCCACTCACACCCTGCCTGAAGAAAACGACGAAGAAAAACTTAAAACCATCTTACAAAAAACCACGGCCAGCCACTTGGCTGTGATCTTTTTCCTTCTACTGGGATCTTGGGTCTACACAAACTATTTCATGAAAAAGCAAGAGCCACCTTTGGTGACGATCATGCTGCCTCAAGAGCCCATCGTAAAACCCGAGCCCAAAGCTCGTCCCACAGTGAAAGTTTCTAAAACGAAAATCCAAAAAAGCAACAAGGTCTATCGCCCCGTTGCGCAGAAACTGAAAACCAAACCTTACAAAGTCAACACGGCTCAAGCCCGTGACGTTCGCCGTGTCGGTGCCCTTGCGGCATTGGGCGGATTGAAAAACGGCCATAAAGGCGCAGAAGGTTTAGATATGCAGTCCTTGAAAAACATCCGCGCCGCAGGAACTGGCGCAGGTGGTGGCGGTATTGGCAATGCAGGCCGCGGTGGTGCTCGTGGCTATATGACCGGCAATGCTTTGATCGCAGGTTCTGCGGGTGAAGGCGCCCGTGCCCAAGGCGCTGGTGGCTACGGAACTCGCGGTTCCGGTGGTGGTCGTGCTGGTTACGGCAAGATCTCTTTAGTTGGCGGTACCTCTGCAGTCAGTCTTCCTTTGGACGAAGAAGTCTCGGTTGAAGGTGGTCTGGATCAGGATCAAATCATCGCTGTCATCAACCGCAACAAAGGCCAAATCACTTACTGTTATGAAAAAGGTTTGCAGGCACAACCTTCTATCGGAGGTCGTGTCGCAGTCAGCTTCGTGATCGGCGCTTCCGGTCGCATCACAACAGCCAAAGTTGCCGAGTCTTCCTTGGGCTCGCGCATGGTTGAAAACTGCATGCTACAAAGAATGAAAACATGGCAATTCCCTCGTCCGGTAGGACAAGTTAACGTCGATGTGCTTTATCCATTTGAACTGACTCGCGTGAGCGCTCGATAA
- a CDS encoding tetratricopeptide repeat protein, whose product MKTLNDILVLGAFLGGILSTPPAFAEKMAAGTQDLVIKKMERVLSALDKSDPAWLASQQRLADLLSERARTRFMLEVEANCEGCKGSKEDRQKAIKIYEMLLSEVKLNEHGPILFQLAHLYEMAGQADKAIALYENIIKDAKKKNINRDIVIRSHVGLGDLLFQKGRFVNAKENYQIALKDKTLENRYLTIYNVAWCDFNTDNLKSAIATLEDLLKDPAAITRETEEGSKYDAPFHTDILRDLAMFYTKQDVTTREISKFENLTPEDKRKDLLLYFAKETDRIGQKKAAQEIMSRYMAHSALSKEERIEASIQLAQINYDRGQTSESVSEFSKAAAALQKAGCSGDKCAELQKSMKRYVTELHRSKKLKPDQDLMSAYITYNKTFPADMEMTQRGASVAMEMNNFPIAVALYRTVSESRQFSQKERNEALLHEVSAAEKSKNPQLQREAYLHYLKYAPRDAKSFEVKYQLAYLSYTQKKFADAAESFEELAKDKSGTADLRKKSADLSLDALAQMKNEKVLEELAWDYSEIFPSARPEFESIALKSLMNRVARTANDSKSTKSDLQKALNSLDADKVKNANNQEKILFFNNQAVLAKKLDEEKIYVNALSSLMAVPGLTAVQRENALEQLTGFYEKKLDFRNAYATALRMDLAKISEKEKEFRLGTLADLAGLNASKHYHKSLAAGLRGERALVVRSRLVLTSENPVKELKAQAAELKQRPALLNETVLLVYAKNENATALKSVLEMKELRKQSAPLFIKKQDFYEKVLQTKASISGHQLNASKDRLLQKTIAERVALLKKADKILAESLTLKDVTAQMMSLNLVSSENERMVRDLAGLPLPAHLTPQEQNQYVSLLKAQSKPFLFKARVAQQKQQEIWNKSPALAQIIRDYKIARAELRPLLARELTLLNQIPGKGAMKSALEDALDERPFSSRDLASARKSVAEDPANIREIENLKLIETKIGHPLMPSYLEARISHLQKGKSL is encoded by the coding sequence ACTTAACGACATCCTAGTTCTTGGAGCATTTTTGGGCGGTATTTTGAGTACTCCTCCGGCGTTTGCCGAAAAAATGGCGGCAGGCACTCAGGATCTCGTTATCAAAAAAATGGAACGTGTTTTATCCGCATTGGATAAATCCGATCCCGCCTGGCTTGCCAGCCAACAACGCCTTGCCGACCTTCTTTCCGAGCGTGCTCGGACCCGTTTCATGCTCGAAGTGGAAGCCAATTGCGAGGGCTGCAAAGGCTCTAAAGAGGATCGCCAAAAAGCCATCAAAATTTACGAAATGCTTTTGTCCGAAGTGAAATTAAACGAGCACGGCCCTATTCTTTTCCAATTAGCCCATCTTTACGAGATGGCGGGTCAGGCCGACAAAGCCATCGCTCTTTATGAAAACATCATTAAAGATGCCAAAAAGAAAAACATCAACCGGGACATCGTGATTCGTTCTCACGTAGGACTGGGGGATCTTCTTTTTCAAAAAGGGCGCTTTGTTAACGCTAAAGAAAACTATCAAATCGCTTTAAAAGACAAGACTTTGGAAAATCGTTATTTGACGATTTATAATGTCGCCTGGTGTGACTTCAATACCGACAATCTTAAGTCTGCGATTGCGACGCTAGAGGATCTGCTTAAGGACCCTGCCGCGATCACTCGTGAAACGGAAGAGGGCTCTAAATACGATGCGCCTTTTCACACAGATATTTTGCGTGACCTTGCCATGTTCTATACAAAACAAGATGTCACGACCCGGGAAATTTCTAAATTTGAAAATCTGACTCCCGAAGACAAACGCAAAGATCTACTTCTTTATTTTGCCAAAGAGACTGACCGCATCGGTCAGAAGAAAGCCGCTCAGGAAATCATGAGCCGCTACATGGCGCACAGTGCTCTTTCCAAAGAAGAGCGTATCGAAGCCTCTATTCAACTAGCGCAAATCAACTATGACCGCGGGCAGACCTCGGAATCCGTTTCAGAATTCTCAAAGGCCGCAGCGGCTTTGCAGAAAGCCGGTTGCTCTGGCGACAAGTGTGCTGAGCTCCAAAAATCGATGAAACGTTATGTAACGGAACTTCATCGTTCAAAAAAGCTTAAGCCCGACCAGGATTTGATGAGTGCTTACATCACTTATAACAAAACCTTCCCGGCCGACATGGAGATGACTCAACGAGGGGCCTCGGTGGCGATGGAAATGAATAACTTCCCGATCGCTGTGGCACTTTATCGCACGGTCAGTGAAAGCCGACAATTTTCGCAAAAAGAGCGCAATGAAGCTCTTTTGCATGAGGTTTCCGCCGCGGAAAAATCCAAGAATCCGCAGTTACAACGTGAAGCTTATCTGCACTACTTGAAATATGCTCCACGTGACGCGAAATCGTTCGAGGTGAAATATCAATTAGCTTACTTAAGCTACACGCAAAAGAAATTTGCGGATGCCGCTGAATCATTCGAAGAATTAGCCAAAGACAAATCCGGCACCGCAGATCTGCGTAAAAAATCCGCCGACCTTTCCTTGGATGCTTTGGCTCAAATGAAGAATGAAAAGGTCCTGGAAGAGCTTGCTTGGGACTATTCTGAAATCTTCCCTTCCGCTCGTCCTGAATTTGAAAGTATCGCACTTAAATCTTTAATGAACCGTGTGGCTCGCACCGCAAACGATTCCAAATCGACGAAGTCGGATTTGCAAAAGGCTTTAAACAGCCTGGACGCAGACAAAGTGAAAAACGCAAATAATCAGGAAAAGATTCTTTTCTTTAACAATCAAGCGGTCCTAGCCAAGAAGTTGGATGAAGAAAAAATCTACGTGAATGCCCTTTCGTCCCTGATGGCTGTTCCCGGTTTGACGGCTGTTCAACGCGAAAATGCCCTGGAACAACTGACAGGATTCTACGAGAAAAAATTGGATTTCAGAAACGCCTATGCGACGGCCTTACGCATGGATCTTGCGAAGATTTCAGAGAAAGAAAAAGAATTCCGTCTGGGCACTTTAGCGGATCTTGCGGGTCTTAATGCCTCTAAACACTATCACAAATCTCTGGCAGCAGGCCTTCGCGGCGAACGAGCTTTGGTTGTCCGTTCTCGCTTGGTCTTAACTTCCGAAAATCCCGTGAAGGAACTAAAAGCGCAGGCGGCAGAGCTTAAACAACGTCCGGCCCTTTTAAATGAAACAGTCCTTCTGGTATATGCAAAAAATGAAAATGCGACGGCGCTAAAATCAGTTTTGGAAATGAAAGAACTGCGTAAACAGTCCGCACCTCTTTTCATTAAAAAGCAGGATTTTTATGAGAAAGTGCTGCAGACCAAGGCCTCTATCTCCGGCCATCAGCTTAACGCCAGCAAAGACCGTTTGCTGCAAAAAACCATCGCCGAGCGTGTTGCCCTTCTCAAAAAGGCTGACAAAATCCTGGCTGAAAGTTTGACGTTGAAAGATGTGACGGCACAAATGATGTCCTTGAATCTCGTCTCGTCAGAAAACGAACGCATGGTTCGCGATTTAGCGGGACTTCCCTTGCCAGCTCATTTGACACCCCAAGAACAAAATCAATACGTCTCGTTGTTGAAGGCTCAGTCGAAACCCTTCTTATTCAAAGCGCGTGTGGCGCAACAGAAACAACAGGAAATTTGGAATAAGTCCCCAGCCCTGGCGCAAATCATCCGAGACTACAAAATCGCGCGCGCAGAACTTCGCCCCCTTTTGGCTCGCGAGTTGACCTTGCTCAATCAAATCCCAGGGAAAGGAGCCATGAAATCCGCCCTGGAAGACGCCTTGGATGAAAGGCCCTTTTCGTCACGTGACTTGGCCTCTGCCCGCAAATCTGTTGCAGAAGACCCTGCCAATATCCGTGAAATTGAAAATTTGAAACTGATCGAGACAAAAATTGGCCATCCCCTTATGCCTTCTTACTTGGAAGCGCGTATAAGCCATCTTCAGAAGGGAAAAAGCTTATGA